The genomic interval TTGTGAAACAGTTGAAACAGTTAATTTATCCTGCTCAACATTTAGCTTACTTCTTTTGTCAGCGAAGAAAAATTGATATACTAAAAAACCAACCAACAACAAACTTCCGGCGATGATACCGATGCGTTGGGTAGTCCAGAATTTCTTGGGTTTAATTTTATCCATAGTTGATGACCCACCGGTAAATCCGTTACTGTTGCTGGTCGGGTTAGGTGTTTTAACTTCCATTATATTGATGTAGTAATTGATATCTGTTTCAAATTCTACTACTTGTATCAAATCACTATGCCACAATTTTCAGACAGACATAATCAATTGTAAATCAATGCATTTATAAATTATGGATTTTGTCAATTTGTTCATTATCGAACATTTCTGTACGTGTACGGACATTGTACAAAATGGGTTATTTTAGGCGTGCCTGCCAGTTAAAATAAATCATAACCCTCTACTTAAAACAAAAAAACAGAACAGGCTATTCAAGCCGGTCAGAGTTGGAATAGCGTTATACAAGTTATCTTTTCCTTATGAAATCCGGTAAAACAAATAAAATCAGCAAATCACTATGACCCTGAAATGACTTAATAGAATTCTTCAATAATAACTTAATTAAACCAAATCCCCCTGGGTACGCACACAAATTCTTTATCAGGTTGTTTTTATCAAAAAAGAAGGTCAACCTGTTTTATACATTGAAAACCTTCCTCAATTATTCAAATACATTTTATGGAACATTAAAAATAAAAATTGCCATCTTTATCGCATCAACTCAGAAGGGCTTTTAGCGGTCATGTATTCGGTTGAAGCGCTGGATAATTTGATAGAATATGTTAAAAATCAGGTAGAGCACCGCAAAAAGATTACTTTTAGGGATGATTTCATAGCCATGTTAAAAGAACATAAAATTATGTTCGATAAAAATATTTAATTTAAAAAAATGCAACTTTCAGAAGCCAAAATCCTCATTATCGACGACGACGTTGATGTGCTCAGCGCAGCAAAATTATTACTGAAACGCCATGCCAAATTGGTTGACATTGAGAAAAATCCACAGAAACTGCCCTTTCTGGTAACCAATGGCGATTATAATCTGATACTACTGGATATGAACTTTACCCGCGACGTAAATAGCGGCCGGGAAGGTTTTCACTGGCTTGATCGCATTCTGGATATTAACCCGAAGACAAAGGTGATCATGATCACCGCTTATGGCGATATTGAAATGGCGATCAGAGCGATAAAATCGGGTGCGACCGACTTTGTACTGAAACCCTGGGAAAACGATAAGTTATTAGCTACAATTCAGGCTGCACTTGAGAGCAACGGCGCTTCTGCAAGTGCACTTGCAAATGCAGCCGAAGAAAAAAGTAAGGATGATGGTAAAAAAGGTAAATCAGCGTCTGACACCATTGTTGCTTCGAGCGAGTCGATGCAGCAGGTTTTGCATACGGCTGAACGCGTGGCAGCTACGGATGCAAATGTGTTGGTATTGGGAGAAAATGGTACGGGAAAAACACAATTAGCAAAACATATCCATCATCATTCCAAGCGCGCAGACAAACCATTTGTAACCGTGGATTTAGGCGCATTAAGCGAAAGTTTGTTTGAAAGTGAGCTTTTTGGGCACGTAAAAGGTGCTTTTACTGATGCAAAGGAAGACCGTGCCGGGCGTTTTGAAGAAGCAAAGGGAGGAACTATTTTTCTGGATGAAATCGGGAACATGACCTTAGGGCTGCAAGCGAAATTACTAACCGTCATTCAGGAAAGAAAGGTAACTAGAGTTGGATCAAACAAGTCAATTCCTTTGGATGTCCGTTTAATTTGTGCCACAAATATGAATATCGAAAAGATGGTCGCAGAAAAAGTTTTTCGCCAGGACCTGCTTTACAGGATCAATACGATTGAACTGGATTTGCCACCGCTGCGTGAACGTCACGAAGATATTGCTGCTTTGGCCGATTTTTACCTGAAACAATTCAGCAAAAAATATAACCGTCCGGTTAACGAGATCAGCAGTGCTTTGATTAAAAAAATGCAACAATATAACTGGCCGGGAAATATTCGTGAACTGCAGCACGCTATCGAACGTGCCGTGATTTTATCCCAGGAAAAAACTTTACAGCCTGACGATCTTTTTCTGAAAAGCTCGGGTGGACAACCAACCACAGCAACAGGTTTTGATCTGGAAGACATGGAAAAAACGTTGATTGTAAAAGCTATGAAACGCTTTAATGGAAATATTACAGACGCGGCGAGAGAATTGGGTTTGAGCCGTGCGGCGCTTTACAGAAGGATGGAGAAATATGGGTTGTAAGATATTTGAGGAAGGGTTTAGTCGTCTGACTTTATGGTCTTGTTTGCACTTGGCGTTCAGCTCAACTTCATTGTTCAGACCGGGTTTATAATCTGGTAATAACTGAAAACATGAAACCTTGGTTTGCCCTGATTGGATACACCGGAACCAATACAAAGGTATTACCGGGATCGAAAGTTGAATATTGAATTGGTTTGTTGAATTGGTAAATTAATTCAACTGAAAATCTTTTCGCTAGTGGTATTCCAAAACCTGCGAAATAAATCAAACCACGCTCGATTCCTTTGTTTGCCGGAATATCAAAATCTGCATTTAATTTTCCGGAATCAGTTATACCGGTACTCCTTGTATTACTTGTTTTAAATACTATTTTTCCATTGATAATCAAGGATGGCATGATACCATTAATGATATAAACATTGCTTTTTTCAGGAAACGGGCAAAAATGCAATGCTAACGGTATTTGAAGACGTTGAAAAGAATTCCTAAAATTTGTAGTAAAAATAAATGGGCCCAAACCATCAACGAGACCAGTAACCTCAGAAACACGCGTTCTTCTATCCCGAATGCGCTGCCATTCACCGTCCAGGTTAACTGACAAATATTTAGAAATACGATAGTTTACCCGTATTCCTGCGCTAAGGTTTACACTATGTCTATATTTGTTTGATGTTTCGTTGTCTTCTTGTATTGTACTGTTTATTCCACCCAATCCAATTCCCGGTTTGACACCAATCGTCCACGTTGAAGACTGCCCGTTTGAACTCGTAATTGAGAACAAAATAAGTGCGAAGGCTAAATATTTTACCATTTTTTTTATCAGGTTTATATTTAATAGATTAAGGACACGTTTTGATTCTTAATGGTTGTAAACTCTTTGAATAAATTTATAGAGTTTACCGTTCAGCCTAACTTCGTTGTTCAGACCGGATTTATGGCATAATTCTTTGGCATTCAAATAAGGTTATGTAAACCTTATTTCCACAATAATTTTTTAAAATGATAAAATCCCTTTCGTTTATATTTCTTCTGATAAGTTCTCAAATACTCTTTGCACAAGACAACCGGATTATCCCTGTCCCTCTCAAAAACGTAAAAACACATCAGGGTTTTTGGCATTCCAGATTGGCAACCGCCCGTACAGTTACAATACCACATGTTTTAAATGAAACAGAGAAATCCGGCCGTATAGATAATTTTGCGGTGGCGGGCGGGTTAAAAAAGGGTGTATTTCAAGGTGCACGCTTTGACGATTCGGATGTATTCAAAATTTTTGAAGGCGCCGCCTATTCTCTCCAAAATCATTACGATGTAAAACTGGATCATTATCTGGATAGTCTGATCACACTTTTTGCGGCTGCTCAGGAACCCGACGGATATTTGTATACACTCAGGACAATTAATAAGGATACAACCGGATCTTATGACTGGATTGCAGGACCTTATCGCTATTCATTTGAAAATGGCAGCCATGAGCTCTACAATGTGGGGCATCTTTATGAAGCAGCTGTTGCTCATTACGAAGCAACGGGAAAGAAAACATTATTGAATGTTGCGATCAAAAATGCAGATCACCTTGTTAAAACTTTTGGACCTAATCCGGGTCAGCTTGTGGTTGTACCCGGGCATGAAGAAACGGAGATTGCTTTAGTAAAACTTTATCGTACTACCGGCAAAAAAGAATATCTGGACCTTGCCAAATTCTTTGTAGATATGCGCGGCCGGTCTGACAAACGGCCATTATTCCTTGACGGACATAAACTAGGGCCATCCTATTTCCAGGATCAGGTACCTTTCGTTCGCCAGACGGAAGCAGTCGGACATGCAGTTCGTGCGCAATATTTGTATACGGCCGTTGCCGATCTGCTGACAATCCAGGATGATCCGAAAAACAGTGCCGCCGTTCATAAGATTTGGGATGATGCCACAGAACACAAGCAATATATTACCGGTGGAGTTGGTGCGCGGGAAGACGGAGAAGCATTTGATGCTCCGTACATTTTGCCCAACGACAATGCCTATGCAGAGACTTGTGCGGCAATTGCAAATATGCTATGGAATCATAAAATGTTTCTTTACACGGGAGAAGCAAAATATATGGACGTTTTTGAGCGCGTTCTTTACAATGGTTTTCTTGGCGGAATGTCGGTTAAAGGGAATGAGTTTTTCTATGTGAATCCGATGGCTTCCAATGGAGTTAATGATTTTGGCAGGGGAAGCGGAGCAACGAGGCACGAATGGTTTGGCACTGCTTGCTGCCCAACCAATGTAGCACGGTTTTTACCTGCTATGCCTGGTTACATTTATGCCACAAAAAACAATGAACTATTTGTTAACTTATTTGCCGATAATGAAGCGAAAATGCTGATCAATAATACTTCTGTTACGGTAAATCAACAAACGAATTATCCGTGGGAAGGTAATGTAAAAATTACTGTCTCTCCCGAAAAACCGCTCAATTTCCCGATTTCAGTGCGGATTCCGGGCTGGGCAAATGGCGAGGCAATTCCAGGGAATTTATATACATACCAGGATAAACAATCCAAACCAGTTGAAATAAAGGTTAATGGAAAAATAATTCCTGCAACCGTCGGGAAAGGTTATCTGACACTTACCAGAACATGGAAAAAAGGTGATGTCGTTTTAATTTCACTTGATATGCCGGTCAGAAAAGTTATTTCAAATACCAAAGTGGTAACAAACAAAGGCAAGGTTGCTATTGAACGCGGCCCCGTTTTGTATTGTGCAGAAGGCCATGATAATAATGGTAAAGCACTTTCAATTCCTGTTTCTTCTGCTCAGACATTTTCACCAAATTACCAGCCGGATCTATTGGGAGGAGTTAATGTTTTAAAATCCACAGAAGGAAATGTAACGCTGATCCCCTATTACGCATGGGCCAATCGCGGAGCCAACGAAATGACAATTTGGTTTAATTTGAAGTAGGGTTTCTGGAGTGTAGCTATCACTCTTTCCAAAAAATCACAGCAAATAATAATTAAACACAAAAAAAGTGCTGATCATCATCAAAGCTGGTCAGCACTTTCTATATTTAATATCAAAATTTAAATTCAGGCAAGATTCAATTTCCCATGTTCACCTTCATCTGGTGTTGTACCTGTAACTACGGCTTTTAACATTGAGAAAAACACGACCATTCGGGATGAATTACTATCCCAGTATGCTGCCTCGTCGGTTGTCACTTTCAGTATAACCAGATTTGGATCATCTTTCCCTTCCGGAAACCAGGCTTTGGACATTGGATTCCACAACTCTTCCTTTTTTTGCTGATCTTCAATGATAGATGCGTTTCCTGACACACTTACGTATGTATGATTTTTCGGATCAGCATATATTAATGTAACAGATTCATTCCAATCCGTTTCCGATCCGATTTCTGTTTGTTTGCTTGTAAAAAACCAAACATTACCATCCTCGTCAATATCCAGTGTAGTCATTGGCCTTGATTCAATTTTACCGTCCTTATAAGTCGTGTACATACAAAAACGAATATCTTCCGCCAGTGAATTTAGTTTTTTTATTGCTTCAACATTCTGAAAGTCCTTTTCCATGATTATTTTAATTTCATCTTTTAGAATAATTTCTTAAAGATCCAATTACAATAATTGTTCCAAACAGGGAAAAGAATATATTTTGAACAAAAGTTATCTTCCTTCTCTTATCAGTTTTTCATATTCCTGCTCCACCAATTTCTTTTCCCCTGCATTATCATAAGCAGACAAATAATGTGATGCAAGACCAATTCCCCAACCTAACATTGGCCAGATTGGCCAGGGGAATAAGTGTCGCCCTCCGCTTTGCCCGATAGTGATGAAATATATGATCCACAAAACTCCGTTTACCATAAAATATGTACGCAGATGAATTTTGAATCCAGCCCGTTTTTTAGCTTTTCTCCAAAGAAGTTCGTTGCGAGGCGTTTCCATTTTTTTAGCGTTTAGGTTTTATCAATTTACAAACAACTTAAAATTTACAGATTCTTATTTGTTTCAAATTTATATTTGAAAAATATTATAAACCAGGCAATTACGACAGACCTCAGCAGAAGCCGGATGAAATTCAGAAAGAAAGGGATGAGGCCTATTATTGGTAATCTGATGTGAACAGTTGTAATAATATTTAATTCATCTTAGAATTTTTACTTCCGTATTTTCCATTTTTAATTCTAATCTCTTCACTCTAAACACCCCATTCTTCCAACGAGTAAGCGCTGTCCCAAAATATATATTCAAGCCTGGTAGCCATTACATAAGCCTCAGACATTTTTTTTCGTGTACTTTCCGATGCGTTTTCAGCCAGATCATCGCAAATTCGCAATGCTTTTTCAACAGACAACCCGAATTCTTCACCAGCATAAGCATCAATCCAGTTTTGGTACAGGTTGGGTCTTACCTGATTTTTATAAATATAATCTCCAACTTTTTTGTAAATCCAAAAGCAAGGAAGTAATGCAGCCACTGCTACTTCGTACGACTCAAAAGTGCTTATTGCCAAGAGGTAATTGGTGTAGGCAAAACAGCCAGGTGCTTTTCCCGAATTAGAATTGATGTCGTATTCCTTAAAATACCCAATGTGTAAAGCCCGCTCAACCAGGATCGCATTTTGTGCAAATTGCAGAAAGTCAAGCAATTCCTGACTAGTTCCTGAGCGTGTTCCGGCAGTAGCAAGTGCCCTTGCAAATTCGGCCAGATAAAGGGAATCCTGGTAGATGTAAAACTTAAATTTTTCAACAGGCAGCGTGCCGTTTTTCATTTCCTGATTGAAAGGGTGATCCTGAATTTTAGTATAAATTGGCAAAGCTTCGTTCCAAAGCTGATCAGTAAATCTCATGATTGGATGTGCATTTTTAGAGGAGAAAATGAATGGTTGAGCGGCCCTGGTCCTTTTCCTGTTTTAACATTTTTTCCGGCCTCAATCGCTTCTGTAATGTAACTTTTAGATAATAATATGGCCTCTGGCAATGCATTACCTCTTGCAATAAATGTGGCTATGGCAGAAGATAAAGTACATCCGGTACCGTGGATATTGTTGCTATCAATGTGAGCTGTTTCATAAATTAGCGTTTTTTCTCCTGCCCTGGCAAAAACATCGTATAAAACCGGTCCTGTCAAATGTCCACCTTTTAATAATACTCCTTTACAGCCCCGTCGAACCATATCTTCAGCAGCTTGCTTCATGGTTTCCAAAGAACTGATGGTTCTTCCAATCAGAATCTGAGCTTCATCCAGATTTGGTGTGATTAAGTCCGCTCTTGAAAATAAATCTGTCCACAAAATATCAATTGTTTCATCCCGAATCAGTTTTGCTCCGCTTGTTGAAACCATGACAGGATCAAAAACCACAAATCCGGGTTGAAACCTATCCAGAATTTCTGCAATAATTTGTGCGGTTTTAATCTCATTTACCATTCCGATTTTAACAGCATCAATAACAATATCTTCAAAAACCGCTTCCAGTTGCTCCCTTAGAAAGTCAGGAGGAACGGTATGAATCGCTCTGACGCCTTGTGTATTTTGTGCTGTGAGTGCAGTAATTGCCGAAGTGCCGTAAGCGCCTAATGCCCCAATGGTTTTCAGATCAGCCTGAATCCCGGCTCCCCCTCCACTATCAGATCCGGCTATGGTCAGTACGGTTGGATATCGTTGCATTTTTCTTTGTAATTAAAATAAAAAATCAGGAGAAGCTTGTGGTATTTTTAAATTAGAGAATGAGTCGTTAAAGATGCTAAAAGTGATTGAGCCGCTTCTCTTGGAGATTTGGCACTGCAAATAGCTGAAATAACGGCAATTCCGTTTGCTCCGTTTTGCATAGCTTCAAAAGAATTGGTGATATTCAAACCTCCGATCACTACCAAAGGATGACGGCTATTACTTTTGACCCATTTTAATCCTTCTGTTTGCCATGGTTTTTCTGTATTTGTTTTAGTAGGTGTAGCGTACAAAGGGCTTACTGCCAAATAGGAAATATCCCAGGATTCTGCCTCAAAAACGTCATCCTGTTTTTCTGCTGAAATGCCAATAATCTTTCCTTTGGGCAACAGATTATTTAATGTGTCATAATACATATCACTTTGCCCGACATGTACTCCATCCGCATCTACGGCCAGTGCAATATCCACACGGTCATTAATAATTAAGGGAACATTGTATGGCTGTAGTAAATCTTTCAGACGTTTGGCACGGTCAATGAAAGCGCGTGTCCCCAACGATTTTTCACGCAACTGAACCATGGTTACACCTCCTTTTACTGCTTCCTCAACCACCCAGAAAAAATCCCTTCCGATACAGGCCGCTTCATCCGTTACAAGATATAATTGTATCTGATCCATTATTTTGTTTTGGAATTAAGAAGTGTAACTGATCTTGGCCAATTCAGAAAGCTTTTCAGGTGTGATTTCCGACAATGTATCCAGAAAAGCAATCTGAAAAGATCCGGGTAATTGGGCTTTTTGAAAAGCTATTTCCCCGCAAATACCCATGGTAACCGCAGCAGAAATGGCAGCTTTAAAAGCATCCGATTCTATAGATGCAAATGCTCCGGCAATGGCAGAAGCTGAGCAGCCCATCCCGGTTACCCTTGTCATTAATGCTACTCCATTCTCTGCATAGGCTATTTTCTCACCGTCAACAATCACATCTATCGCTCCGCTGACACTGACTACACAGCCATAACGATTACTTAACGCTTTGGCAGCTTCCAGGCTATCGGTTGAATTGGCAGTGCTATCCACACCTTTTGTTTGAATCCGGATTCCTGCCAATGCCAGTATTTCAGAAGCATTTCCCCTGATTATAGTTGGCGGAGTAATATCCAGAAGTTCGCTTAAAACCTGATTACGGTAAGGCGTAGCACCAGCTCCGACGGGATCTAAAATAATGGGTTTCCCTAATTCTGATGCTTTTTTCATTGCCAGTTTCATACCTTCAACCCAAACCGGCGACAGCGTACCGATGTTGACAACTAGTGCTCCGGCAATAGAAACCATATCCGCTACTTCTTCTACCGCATGGGCCATGACAGGCGACGCACCAATGGCAAGCAACGCATTGGCAGTAAAATTCATAACTACAAAATTGGTAATATTATGAACCAATGGTGACTTTTGGCGTAATGTGGCCAGATTTTGTTCAGGGTTAAATTTCATATTCATTTCATTTTTGTACAAAAACAAATGAATGGACATTTAAGGAAGTGGTGCGCCAAATTATCATTTGGAAACCAAAAGAGAGAAAAGACAGCAAATCTGTCTACTAAACGCTTTTTCCTACGACAGTATAAACTGTGTCAGGTTCAAAGGGTATAAATCTCAGTCCGTATTTTGGACACCCCTAAAGCCATTCTTAATTGCGAATGTAGTAGTTTTGGACAGAAATAAAAAAGCAAACCTATATAATGATTAAAGCTGCCATATTTGACATGGACGGGTTACTGATTGACTCAGAACCTATTTGGGTAGAAGCTGCCCAACAGGTCATGCAGAAAGTTAATTTCAAGCTGACACACGCACTTAAGCTTCAGACTACCGGATTATCTATCAAATTGTTTCTTGAATACTGTTATAAAATACAACCCTGGCATACACCTACGTCTGAAGAACTGGAACGGGACATTCTGAAACAGGCTCATAAGAATATTCTTGCCAATGCCGTTGCAATGCCGGGTGCAATTGAGCTTGTTAAAAAATTAAAAAAACAGGGGCTTAAACTTGCAGTAGCTTCCGCCTCACACATGGAGCTGATCGAAGGTGTGCTTAAACGGCTTGATATCATTGAGTATTTTGATGCCTGGCATTCCGGGGAACTGGAAGAATTTACCAAACCTCATCCGGCTGTATACTTATCCGCAGCAGCCAAACTCGGTGTAACACCGGAAGAATGTGTTGCTTTCGAAGACTCTTTTACCGGATTACGTTCGGCACATGCAGCCGGGATGACTACTATCTGTGTACCTACAATGGAAGTATACGATGATCTGAAATTTGATCTGGCACATTATAAAATCACTTCCCTTGAAAAATATATTCTGGAAGAAATGAGCGGGAAGCAAATTAGTACAGAGCTTAAAGTTTAGAGTTCACAAACAGTCGGATTGGTAACGGCTATATAGTTATTGTAAATACTTCCCTTATTCATCAATGATTGGATTACGCCATTTTAGTATTGTGATTGCCATCAGGATAACGATTATTATTCTGAGTGTTTTTTTGATAATATGGCTGGCTTCCATGCAAATTAATGTAAACCTGATTTATATTTTAGGCGGTATTTTCATTACTGTACAGGGATCATTACTGTATAATTATGTGACCAACGTCAACCGGAAACTCACTTATTTTCTCGAATCTGTACGTTATTCAGATTTTACGATCAATTTCCGCCATGACAACAAAATGGGCAAAACCTTTCAGGAGCTGAACCAGCAATTCAATGAAGTGCTGCATGCTTTCAGACAGGCCAGGGCTGAAAAAGAAGCCAATCTGCAATATCTGAATACCATTGTGCAGCATATCGGAACAGGCCTGATCACATTCGACAGCACCGGCCAGGTTAACCTGATCAACAATGCGGCTCTTCGTATGCTGGGTATTTACCGCTTGCATCAGCTTAGTGAATTAAAAGATAAACATCCAAGGTTATACGAATTACTTTCTAATCTGGATTCAGGTGTCCGCGAACTGTACCGTACACCTTCCGACCAGCCGCTGGCACTTCAGGGTGCGGCTATCCAGATGCGGGGAATGTGGGTCAGGATTGTTGTTTTACAAAATATCCAAACGGAACTTCAGCAGCAGGAAGTAGAATCGTGGCAGAACCTTACCCGTGTTTTAAGGCATGAAATCATGAATTCCATGACACCGATCGTGTCTTTGGTCGGAACAATGCGGCTAATTGTAAATGAGGATATTGAGAAATCAACCACGGATCAGGAAGCAGTAAATGACTTGAAAGAAGCACTGCAAACACTGGAAAAAAGGAGTAAAGGAATGATGCAGTTTGTGAACGCCTACCGGGATTTTACAACATTACCCAAACCGGTTTTTTCCAATGTAAACATCAGCGAATTGTTGCACGAAGTTCTTCAGTTGCTGCAAACAGACCTCATGAGTTTAGGTGTATTGTGGGAGCTTTCAGTAAAACCGGAAACACTGACAGCCAAAGTAGATTCGGGCCAGCTTCAGCAGGTACTGATCAATCTGATTAAAAATGCTTCCAGAATCTTTTTCCACACAAACCAGCCGTACTATTTCTTTATCGGCTTATCAGAATGACAATCTGACGATGATAGAGGTGGCTGATAACGGCGATGGCATTGAACCGGAAGCCATTGATAATATATTCATACCTTTTTATACAACAAAAAAAACAGGGTCCGGAATTGGGTTAAGTCTTTCACGCCAGATTTTGCAACAACATGGCGGACAGCTCAATGTATCATCCGAAGCAGGAAAAGGAACCGTTTTTACGTTAGTGATTTAGATTTTTTTTCGACTTTATATTTTTGGCCTGAATTTTGCTAATTTGAGTAATCTGATAGTAAAATATGATTGACTTACAACCTTTATACAATTTTAAGGGTCATTGATAAAAAACAGATACATCATGAAAAGGATCATAATATTATGCATGGTCAGCGTTTTTTCGCTGGCTTGCCAAACAACATCAGTTGACAAAAAAAATGATGTTATAAAATATAAACAAACCGTTACATTGAATGATGTACCAAAAGCAATGCTTACTTTTTTGAAGTTTCTGACAGCAGATGCCCAAAAGGGGTACAATGTATATGGGCAGGAAATGCTACTGTGGATCTGGCCTTAGAAGGAGTTGGCACTGAGGGGAAAATTTCCCAGCATGTCAACATGTGCATCGGAGATTGCCGGACACTGTATAAATCTAATTCTTTTCGTGAAGCAGATACGTTGGACCGGGAATTTGCAGGACAAAAATACCGCCTGATACTTGATGCTGTAAACCGTCCTGATTCTGACAGCACAAAAAAGAAGGAAGACTATTCTATTTCGCTAAGAATTGAGAAGAAATAAACTTTGAACATACAAGATCTGTAAACTAAAAAGCCTGGTTAGTACGAAAATGTACTAATCAGGCTTTTTCAAATTAAACTATATGTCTTTCACAGTTAAAAATACAAAAACAGCAATTGAATGCTTAACTCCAAAACTCATAATTCTCAGCTCTCCTCCCCTGCCAGTTTACTTTTTCTGTATCCGTAGCTAAAATAAATGATCAGGCCAATAGCAAGCCAAACAACAAAAATAAGCCAGTTAGAGGCGCCCAGTTCAGTCATCAGATAAAGATTCGTAAGAATACCCATCACCGGTAAAAGTGAAAAGTTATATTTAAAACTCATTACCGACAATACTGCCCATGTAATCCAGAAAACTATTGTTAGAAATTTATGTTCAAAAATTTCACCCGCAGTTAATAAATGCCATTCGGCAAGTACATTCTGGCCATAAAATGCAATTCCTGCAACGGCTGATAATAACCCGAATCCCACCAGAAATTTCCCGTTTATATATGGAACCCTGAACTTGGATCTCTCAGAAATCCCCGTATGATCCAGGTATAATACACCTCCGCAA from Dyadobacter sp. NIV53 carries:
- the hxpB gene encoding hexitol phosphatase HxpB, which codes for MIKAAIFDMDGLLIDSEPIWVEAAQQVMQKVNFKLTHALKLQTTGLSIKLFLEYCYKIQPWHTPTSEELERDILKQAHKNILANAVAMPGAIELVKKLKKQGLKLAVASASHMELIEGVLKRLDIIEYFDAWHSGELEEFTKPHPAVYLSAAAKLGVTPEECVAFEDSFTGLRSAHAAGMTTICVPTMEVYDDLKFDLAHYKITSLEKYILEEMSGKQISTELKV
- a CDS encoding PAS domain-containing protein; translation: MIGLRHFSIVIAIRITIIILSVFLIIWLASMQINVNLIYILGGIFITVQGSLLYNYVTNVNRKLTYFLESVRYSDFTINFRHDNKMGKTFQELNQQFNEVLHAFRQARAEKEANLQYLNTIVQHIGTGLITFDSTGQVNLINNAALRMLGIYRLHQLSELKDKHPRLYELLSNLDSGVRELYRTPSDQPLALQGAAIQMRGMWVRIVVLQNIQTELQQQEVESWQNLTRVLRHEIMNSMTPIVSLVGTMRLIVNEDIEKSTTDQEAVNDLKEALQTLEKRSKGMMQFVNAYRDFTTLPKPVFSNVNISELLHEVLQLLQTDLMSLGVLWELSVKPETLTAKVDSGQLQQVLINLIKNASRIFFHTNQPYYFFIGLSE
- a CDS encoding ATP-binding protein, with amino-acid sequence MLPESFSTQTSRTISLSAYQNDNLTMIEVADNGDGIEPEAIDNIFIPFYTTKKTGSGIGLSLSRQILQQHGGQLNVSSEAGKGTVFTLVI